A DNA window from Streptomyces sp. CA-278952 contains the following coding sequences:
- a CDS encoding class I SAM-dependent methyltransferase has product MTGTTSPPPGLRDFYENPAVPVASGDGRTLRQARLLADALGAPGQVILDIGCGDGTAAATAAPVLAGHRLIGVDWSQDALRRARPRMGLVVRGELEHGGLPLADGCADAVLFSEILEHLVDPDQALDELRRVLRPGGHLMLSTPNLAAWYNRALLLAGVQPVFSEVSLRGIHGRPGSEVVGHLRLYTARALRSFLAASGFDDVRITGAPFHGVPRPLRLLDRAACSVPGAASILLAHARRR; this is encoded by the coding sequence ATGACCGGCACCACCTCTCCCCCGCCCGGGCTGCGGGACTTCTACGAGAACCCGGCCGTTCCCGTCGCCTCGGGCGACGGGCGCACCCTGCGGCAGGCCCGGCTGCTGGCCGACGCGCTGGGCGCGCCGGGGCAGGTGATCCTCGACATCGGGTGCGGCGACGGCACGGCGGCGGCCACGGCGGCCCCGGTCCTCGCCGGGCACCGGCTGATCGGCGTCGACTGGTCGCAGGACGCGCTGCGCAGGGCCCGCCCCCGGATGGGCCTCGTGGTGCGCGGCGAGCTGGAGCACGGCGGGCTGCCGCTGGCCGACGGGTGCGCGGACGCGGTGCTGTTCAGCGAGATCCTGGAGCACCTGGTCGACCCGGACCAGGCGCTGGACGAGCTGCGGCGGGTCCTGCGGCCCGGCGGCCATCTGATGCTGTCCACCCCGAACCTGGCGGCCTGGTACAACCGGGCGCTGCTGCTCGCCGGGGTGCAGCCGGTGTTCTCGGAGGTCAGTCTGCGCGGGATCCACGGCCGCCCCGGCTCCGAGGTGGTCGGGCATCTGCGGCTGTACACCGCGCGTGCGCTGCGCTCGTTCCTGGCGGCGTCCGGCTTCGACGACGTGAGGATCACGGGCGCCCCCTTCCACGGGGTGCCTCGTCCGCTGCGGCTGCTGGACCGGGCGGCGTGCTCGGTGCCCGGGGCCGCCTCCATCCTGCTGGCCCACGCGCGGCGGAGGTAG
- a CDS encoding condensation protein, which yields MATTQQPRARGGAPRPGAPARVPFPVVDEVARHCAQDAEPNTVHIEIHLPGRVDEARLRSAFAEALARHPRALMRERPRTPFARRYEWELTGSPDTDPVSFPPSAPGALDRARARALDEAPPLTASPPLRLAVVEEPGTEGCVLLFTVHHTALDGPACMRLAATAAEVYGAHRVPPPPAPARPASEPLVGESPAAALARPARIAAGSPGPAPVPGNAMLLVELPVPRRESGAPYTVNDQLMVATALTVAEWNRERGAPGADRQPLRITMPVDDRTRGPEMPIGNGTRLVEVGFAASELAPGADIPALLRATAERTRALKARPRPPLGRSASLLTAPLLPVAARAALTRGLRVLAGPWTSTTLLSNIGRVPYPLDFGEAGRATAVWFSAPARMPRGLTFTTASTGGRLHLALRWSRTLLGDEDGVRLRELFTRHLASTSSETV from the coding sequence ATGGCGACCACGCAGCAACCCCGGGCGCGGGGTGGTGCGCCCCGCCCCGGGGCCCCGGCCCGGGTGCCGTTCCCGGTGGTCGACGAGGTGGCCCGGCACTGTGCGCAGGACGCCGAGCCGAACACCGTGCACATCGAGATCCATCTGCCCGGCCGGGTGGACGAGGCGCGGCTGCGCTCCGCGTTCGCCGAGGCGCTCGCCCGGCACCCCCGGGCGCTGATGCGGGAGCGCCCCCGGACCCCGTTCGCCCGGCGCTACGAGTGGGAGCTGACCGGGAGTCCCGACACGGACCCGGTCTCCTTCCCGCCGTCCGCGCCCGGGGCCCTCGACCGGGCCCGGGCGCGGGCGCTGGACGAGGCCCCTCCCCTGACGGCGTCGCCGCCGCTGCGGCTCGCCGTGGTCGAGGAGCCGGGGACCGAGGGGTGCGTTCTGCTCTTCACCGTGCACCACACCGCCCTCGACGGCCCGGCCTGCATGCGGCTGGCGGCGACGGCCGCCGAAGTCTACGGCGCGCACCGCGTCCCGCCGCCCCCCGCACCCGCGCGGCCGGCGTCCGAGCCGCTCGTCGGGGAGTCCCCGGCGGCGGCGCTGGCCCGGCCCGCCCGGATCGCGGCGGGCTCGCCGGGGCCCGCGCCGGTGCCGGGCAACGCCATGCTGCTGGTCGAACTGCCGGTCCCCCGGCGGGAGTCCGGGGCGCCCTACACGGTGAACGACCAGCTGATGGTGGCCACCGCGCTCACGGTGGCCGAGTGGAACCGGGAGCGGGGCGCGCCGGGGGCCGACCGCCAGCCGCTGCGGATCACCATGCCGGTCGACGACCGCACCCGGGGCCCCGAGATGCCGATCGGGAACGGCACCCGGCTGGTGGAGGTCGGGTTCGCCGCGTCCGAACTGGCGCCCGGGGCCGACATCCCCGCACTGCTCCGGGCGACCGCGGAGCGTACCCGGGCGCTCAAGGCGCGCCCCCGTCCCCCGTTGGGCCGTTCCGCCTCCCTGCTGACCGCGCCGCTGCTGCCGGTGGCCGCCCGCGCCGCCCTCACCCGGGGGCTGCGGGTGCTGGCGGGGCCGTGGACCTCGACGACGCTGCTGAGCAACATCGGCCGGGTGCCGTACCCGTTGGACTTCGGGGAGGCGGGCCGGGCCACCGCGGTGTGGTTCTCCGCGCCCGCCCGGATGCCCCGGGGGCTGACGTTCACCACGGCGTCCACGGGTGGCCGGCTGCATCTGGCGCTGCGCTGGTCGCGCACCCTGCTGGGCGACGAGGACGGCGTACGCCTGCGTGAGCTGTTCACCCGTCACCTGGCCTCGACGTCCTCGGAGACCGTATGA
- a CDS encoding alpha-(1->3)-arabinofuranosyltransferase domain-containing protein, protein MTSAVHPPRSTAPEGAGPAPSGPADGPPTPRSRRWLLGFWAAVFAAFLAVSPGRMTFDTKLGVVADPWRFLGDLGELWHSRAGFGGIADQYVGYAIPMLPYYGAADLLHVPVWLAERLWLSLIVATAFWGALRLAERLAVGSPASRLPAAVAYALWPTYTIVVGSTSAAALPGALLPWVLLPLTDPRLSPRIAAARSALLIPLMGGVNAASTLASLLPVGLYLLSRPGGPRKRALLAWWIPGVILATAWWIVPLLLLGIYGENFMPYVESSYTTTTTMSATEVLRGGGNWVGYLNFGEAWLPAGWTVATATVTILGSALAAALGLAGLARRDLPERRWLVLTVLSVALITLAGYGGALGGLFHGTVQDWLDGWLVPFRNIYKFQTGLALALALGLAHLTAVASVAAAARGGGSAVRARRLVPVIAAALVLPGLAWPYVNGSILQTGSFQQLPTYWETTGNWLKKNSADDRALVVPATAHGIYTWGSPIDQPLDVLANSPWAQRDYVPFGTPGNRRAMDAVEQALTTGGEVPGLSEYLNRAGLHYVVVRNDLDPDQLGYVPTATVKRTLEASGYQRVTGFGPVMTGGRIAADTPVQVEGLYPRQRAVEIYEPPTGTERPGRATTSPVASTAVVSGGPESLLPLSASGALNGRPAVLAGDAHPGLGRPSLYAAGDGLRRADTRFGLVNSNTSYTYTADERNAVQAAQDPDRSPRQILPTSGAEHQTTAVLRGAKEVSASSVGNWLFHLPQYDPVNAFDGNPDTGWAEGSPGSPEDEWVRIDFTTPTELPGSLQVTPLPSANVRAAPTVVRVETERGFKDSPLKTDGSAQPVAAPAGQASWLKVTILESQQGRPGLTGAGFTDIAIPGVQVTRMLELPSDAPREGADSTLYSLRRGSDPGGLSSVAAEVGLHRQFTAQEAGPYKVSASAVPVPGEALDKLLFELTGERDKIEVSADSTARLGTSLTPRNLTDGDLTTAWIAGERPVLHLSWPEKKEVGEIVFAAAGGLSTRPEQVQISSPDGTAVASVDENGMARFSPIRTDRMDITISRQAPLTVHNPVADDQLQLPVGLSEIYIPALEEYRSPQPKPDKTFSLACGKGPVLSVGGTFLETRAEGLVRDLTQRRPIEVTPCTEGGTVELAASSTTVEAGDAGPLAITDVTLSNGTSEAAAGTPRSVDVERGDGDRRTIAVGAGEASYLQIHENHNKGWKATLDGEELTPLRIDGWQQAWLVPEGEGGKVTLEYEPARIYQVGLIGAGVLLLVLVGLAFVRRRGAEPSAAEEQPVAPGPGLVLGTVALTLVGVVIAGPLALAVPVLAVVAHFRPRLLAPVAFAAMAAAGVVAAVGTGETTAAGEGAFGATAQFLAVVGLFAALVTVGREPLGRRAAGGRGTAAADGEAPTVPAQAAAASGRTLSTDPKRPQGTPPPAPGTGYGSGSGEGGGGDGGDGPTRQLGGQQQQPPRPGGST, encoded by the coding sequence ATGACCAGCGCTGTCCACCCACCCCGGTCCACGGCTCCGGAGGGCGCGGGTCCCGCGCCCTCCGGCCCCGCCGACGGACCGCCCACGCCCCGCTCACGGCGCTGGCTGCTGGGCTTCTGGGCCGCCGTGTTCGCGGCGTTCCTCGCGGTGTCGCCCGGCCGGATGACGTTCGACACCAAGCTCGGCGTCGTCGCCGATCCCTGGCGCTTCCTGGGCGACCTGGGCGAGCTGTGGCACAGCCGGGCCGGGTTCGGCGGGATAGCCGACCAGTACGTGGGCTACGCCATTCCGATGCTGCCGTACTACGGGGCCGCCGACCTGCTGCACGTACCGGTCTGGCTCGCGGAGCGGCTGTGGCTGTCGCTGATCGTGGCGACCGCCTTCTGGGGTGCGCTCCGGCTGGCGGAGCGGCTGGCCGTGGGTTCCCCGGCCAGCCGGCTGCCGGCCGCGGTCGCGTACGCGCTGTGGCCGACGTACACCATCGTCGTGGGCTCGACCTCGGCGGCGGCCCTGCCGGGCGCCCTGCTGCCGTGGGTGCTGCTGCCGCTGACCGACCCGCGGCTCTCGCCGAGGATCGCCGCGGCCCGGTCCGCGCTGCTGATCCCGCTGATGGGCGGCGTCAACGCCGCGTCCACGCTGGCCTCGCTGCTGCCGGTGGGGCTGTATCTGCTGTCCCGTCCCGGCGGGCCGCGCAAGCGCGCCCTGCTGGCGTGGTGGATCCCGGGCGTGATCCTGGCGACCGCCTGGTGGATCGTTCCGCTGCTGCTGCTGGGGATCTACGGCGAGAACTTCATGCCGTACGTGGAGTCCTCGTACACCACCACGACGACGATGTCGGCGACCGAGGTGCTGCGCGGCGGCGGGAACTGGGTCGGCTATCTGAACTTCGGCGAGGCCTGGCTGCCCGCCGGCTGGACCGTCGCCACCGCGACCGTCACCATCCTGGGCTCGGCGCTCGCCGCCGCCCTGGGCCTTGCGGGGCTGGCACGCCGTGATCTGCCCGAGCGCCGCTGGCTGGTGCTGACCGTGCTGAGCGTCGCGCTCATCACGCTCGCCGGCTACGGCGGTGCGCTGGGCGGGCTGTTCCACGGGACCGTGCAGGACTGGCTGGACGGCTGGCTGGTGCCGTTCCGCAACATCTACAAGTTCCAGACGGGGCTGGCGCTGGCGCTGGCCCTGGGCCTCGCGCACCTCACGGCGGTGGCCTCCGTCGCCGCGGCGGCGCGGGGCGGCGGCAGCGCGGTGCGCGCCCGCCGTCTCGTACCGGTGATCGCGGCCGCGCTCGTGCTGCCGGGTCTCGCCTGGCCGTACGTCAACGGCTCGATCCTCCAGACCGGTTCGTTCCAGCAGCTGCCCACGTACTGGGAGACGACCGGGAACTGGCTGAAGAAGAACTCGGCCGACGACCGCGCCCTGGTGGTCCCCGCGACCGCGCACGGCATCTACACCTGGGGTTCCCCGATCGACCAGCCGCTGGACGTGCTGGCGAACTCGCCCTGGGCGCAACGGGATTACGTGCCGTTCGGCACGCCGGGCAACCGGCGCGCGATGGACGCCGTCGAGCAGGCGCTGACCACCGGCGGCGAGGTCCCCGGACTGAGCGAGTACCTCAACCGGGCGGGACTGCACTACGTGGTGGTCCGCAACGACCTCGATCCCGACCAGTTGGGGTACGTCCCCACGGCCACGGTGAAGCGCACCCTGGAGGCGTCCGGGTACCAGCGCGTGACCGGTTTCGGTCCGGTGATGACCGGCGGCCGGATCGCGGCGGACACCCCCGTGCAGGTCGAGGGCCTCTATCCGCGGCAGCGGGCCGTGGAGATCTACGAGCCGCCCACCGGCACGGAGCGTCCGGGGCGGGCGACCACGTCCCCGGTGGCCTCGACGGCCGTCGTGAGCGGCGGGCCCGAGTCCCTGCTGCCGCTGTCGGCGAGCGGCGCGCTGAACGGCCGGCCGGCCGTGCTGGCCGGTGACGCGCACCCGGGTCTGGGACGGCCCTCGCTGTACGCGGCAGGCGACGGGCTGCGGCGCGCCGACACCCGGTTCGGTCTCGTCAACTCCAACACCTCGTACACGTACACCGCCGATGAGCGCAACGCGGTTCAGGCCGCGCAGGATCCGGACCGGAGCCCCCGGCAGATCCTGCCGACCTCCGGCGCGGAGCACCAGACGACGGCCGTGCTGCGCGGAGCCAAGGAGGTCAGCGCCTCGTCGGTGGGGAACTGGCTGTTCCATCTGCCGCAGTACGACCCGGTCAACGCCTTCGACGGCAACCCGGACACCGGGTGGGCGGAAGGGTCCCCGGGCTCTCCCGAGGACGAGTGGGTGCGGATCGACTTCACCACACCGACAGAGCTTCCGGGCTCGCTCCAGGTGACGCCGCTGCCCAGCGCGAACGTGCGGGCCGCACCGACCGTCGTCCGGGTCGAGACCGAGCGGGGCTTCAAGGACAGCCCGCTGAAGACGGACGGATCGGCGCAGCCGGTGGCCGCGCCCGCCGGGCAGGCTTCCTGGCTGAAGGTGACGATCCTGGAGTCCCAGCAGGGGCGTCCCGGGCTCACCGGCGCCGGCTTCACCGACATCGCGATCCCCGGGGTGCAGGTGACCCGGATGCTGGAGCTGCCCTCCGACGCGCCGCGCGAGGGCGCGGACTCCACTCTCTACTCGCTGCGGCGGGGCAGCGACCCCGGCGGTCTGTCGTCGGTGGCGGCCGAGGTCGGCCTGCACCGGCAGTTCACCGCGCAGGAGGCGGGCCCGTACAAGGTGTCCGCGAGCGCGGTGCCGGTGCCCGGCGAGGCCCTGGACAAGCTGCTCTTCGAGCTGACGGGCGAGCGGGACAAGATCGAGGTGAGCGCCGACTCCACGGCACGGCTGGGCACCAGTCTCACTCCGCGCAATCTGACCGACGGTGATCTGACCACGGCGTGGATCGCGGGCGAACGCCCCGTACTGCATCTGTCCTGGCCGGAGAAGAAGGAGGTCGGGGAGATCGTCTTCGCGGCGGCCGGCGGCCTGTCCACCCGCCCCGAGCAGGTGCAGATCAGCTCCCCCGACGGCACCGCGGTGGCCTCCGTGGACGAGAACGGCATGGCCCGCTTCTCGCCCATCAGGACCGACCGGATGGACATCACCATCTCGCGTCAGGCGCCGCTGACCGTCCACAACCCGGTCGCCGACGACCAGTTGCAGTTGCCGGTCGGGCTGAGCGAGATCTATATCCCGGCCCTGGAGGAGTACCGCTCGCCGCAGCCGAAGCCGGACAAGACCTTCAGCCTGGCCTGCGGCAAGGGTCCTGTCCTGTCCGTCGGCGGTACGTTCCTGGAGACCCGGGCCGAGGGCCTGGTGCGGGACCTGACGCAGCGCCGCCCCATCGAGGTCACGCCGTGCACCGAGGGCGGCACGGTGGAGCTGGCCGCCTCGTCCACCACCGTCGAGGCGGGTGACGCGGGACCGCTCGCCATCACGGACGTCACGCTGAGCAACGGAACCTCCGAGGCCGCGGCGGGCACGCCGCGTTCGGTGGACGTCGAGCGGGGCGACGGCGACCGGCGCACGATCGCCGTCGGCGCGGGCGAGGCCTCCTACCTCCAGATCCACGAGAACCACAACAAGGGCTGGAAGGCCACCCTGGACGGCGAGGAGCTGACGCCGCTGCGGATCGACGGCTGGCAGCAAGCCTGGCTGGTCCCGGAGGGCGAGGGCGGCAAGGTCACCCTGGAGTACGAGCCGGCCCGGATCTACCAGGTGGGTCTGATCGGTGCGGGGGTCCTGCTCCTGGTGCTCGTGGGGCTCGCCTTCGTACGCCGTCGGGGGGCCGAGCCGTCCGCGGCCGAGGAGCAGCCCGTCGCGCCCGGTCCGGGGCTGGTCCTGGGCACGGTGGCGCTCACCCTGGTGGGGGTGGTGATCGCGGGGCCGCTCGCCCTGGCGGTGCCGGTCCTCGCCGTCGTCGCCCACTTCCGGCCGAGGCTGCTCGCGCCGGTCGCGTTCGCGGCGATGGCCGCCGCGGGTGTCGTCGCGGCGGTGGGCACCGGGGAGACCACGGCGGCGGGCGAGGGCGCGTTCGGCGCGACGGCCCAGTTCCTGGCGGTGGTCGGCCTGTTCGCCGCGCTGGTCACGGTCGGGCGCGAGCCGCTCGGCAGGCGGGCCGCCGGGGGCCGGGGCACGGCCGCCGCGGACGGCGAGGCGCCCACGGTTCCGGCGCAGGCCGCCGCCGCTTCGGGCCGGACGCTGTCCACCGACCCGAAGCGGCCGCAGGGGACCCCGCCTCCCGCGCCCGGAACCGGGTACGGATCCGGCTCGGGTGAAGGGGGCGGCGGTGACGGCGGTGACGGCCCGACGCGGCAGCTCGGCGGTCAGCAGCAGCAGCCGCCCCGTCCCGGAGGGAGCACCTGA
- a CDS encoding helix-turn-helix domain-containing protein, whose amino-acid sequence MTRPAWQDVPRSKLDRFEAIARSEAPELAQSILFQIRQEYPYLELVEDESGEPLALVGIRRAIEGFVHNLTAGAHPRVPPEMFQEFGRGEGLEGRSLDALQAIYRLGVRLTWRRLAEIGQQADIPAPAMYELAESGFEYLDGLVEQSVRGYAEAAARRASERLRLQRQLIELLLVEHRGDVSVALSERAARIGWELPETIAVGVLMRPAREAVAPAVGQGILLEMESEQPRIVIPDPDTAGRAEILRRATAGWSGAIGPAVPLAAAATSLRWAETAVQLIKKGLLPQGEVLYCTERTEELLLLPAQELIDASARHCLAPLEGLSPTQARRLAETLLAWIETPGGAPEVATRLGIHPQTARYRLRQIRELWGDAIDEPDQRFEMLLVLRARRLRGDPAATAG is encoded by the coding sequence GTGACCCGCCCGGCCTGGCAGGACGTCCCCCGGTCGAAGCTCGACCGTTTCGAGGCGATCGCCCGGTCCGAGGCCCCCGAGCTCGCTCAGTCCATCCTGTTCCAGATTCGTCAGGAATATCCCTATCTGGAGCTGGTCGAGGACGAGTCCGGGGAGCCGCTGGCCCTCGTCGGCATCCGCCGCGCCATCGAAGGCTTCGTCCACAACCTCACCGCCGGCGCCCACCCCCGGGTGCCGCCGGAGATGTTCCAGGAGTTCGGGCGCGGCGAGGGGCTCGAGGGCCGCAGCCTCGACGCGCTCCAGGCCATCTACCGCCTCGGGGTCCGGCTCACCTGGCGGAGGCTCGCCGAGATCGGCCAGCAGGCCGACATTCCCGCGCCCGCCATGTACGAGCTGGCCGAATCGGGATTCGAGTATCTGGACGGGCTCGTGGAACAGTCGGTACGGGGCTACGCCGAGGCGGCGGCCCGGCGCGCCAGCGAACGGCTCCGCCTCCAGCGCCAGCTGATCGAGCTCCTCCTGGTGGAACACCGGGGCGATGTGTCGGTGGCCCTGTCCGAGCGGGCCGCCCGCATCGGCTGGGAGCTCCCGGAGACGATCGCCGTGGGTGTGCTCATGCGCCCGGCCCGCGAGGCCGTGGCCCCGGCGGTCGGGCAGGGCATTCTGCTGGAGATGGAGAGCGAGCAGCCGCGCATCGTCATCCCGGACCCGGACACGGCGGGCCGTGCGGAGATCCTGCGGCGCGCCACGGCCGGCTGGTCCGGGGCGATCGGCCCGGCGGTCCCGCTGGCGGCCGCGGCGACCTCGCTCCGCTGGGCGGAGACCGCGGTCCAGCTGATCAAGAAGGGTCTGCTGCCGCAGGGCGAGGTGCTGTACTGCACCGAGCGGACGGAGGAACTGCTGCTGCTTCCCGCCCAGGAGCTGATCGACGCGTCGGCCCGCCACTGCCTCGCCCCGCTGGAGGGCCTCAGCCCGACCCAGGCCCGGCGCCTGGCCGAGACCCTGCTCGCCTGGATCGAGACCCCCGGCGGCGCCCCGGAGGTGGCCACCCGCCTCGGCATCCACCCCCAGACGGCCCGCTACCGGCTGCGGCAGATCCGCGAGCTGTGGGGTGACGCCATCGACGAACCGGACCAGCGCTTCGAGATGCTCCTGGTGCTCCGCGCCCGGCGTCTCCGGGGTGATCCGGCCGCCACCGCGGGCTGA
- a CDS encoding Trm112 family protein — MNPDDPLLALLACPLDKGPLSLLAEEEALYNPRLRLSYPIVDGIPQLLPSSGRKVGADDHERLLTRLKASAT, encoded by the coding sequence ATGAACCCCGACGACCCGCTGCTCGCCCTGCTGGCCTGCCCGCTCGACAAGGGCCCGCTGTCCCTGCTGGCCGAGGAGGAGGCGCTCTACAACCCTCGGCTGCGCCTGAGTTACCCGATCGTGGACGGCATCCCGCAGCTGCTGCCCTCATCGGGCCGGAAGGTCGGGGCGGACGACCACGAGCGCCTGCTCACCCGGCTCAAGGCCTCGGCCACGTGA
- a CDS encoding class I SAM-dependent methyltransferase, producing the protein MKDPSFRRSAALFRAFLREQGDPATAYTLLARDAADQVERHGPLRDKVVVDIGGGDGYFTREFRRRGAHSYLFEPDPAEIGPGQRADTVVADGYLLPLADGAADVCFSSNVLEHVADPHTFLSEMARVTRPGGLIYVSYTNWLSPWGGHEWAPWHYLGAERARSRYERRTGGPAKHRLGENLFKIGVGETLSHVRSRSDVTVVSARSRYWPVLPQLVPRIPVLREFATWNLLLILRRCS; encoded by the coding sequence GTGAAGGACCCCTCGTTCCGGCGGTCGGCCGCCCTGTTCCGCGCCTTCCTGCGCGAACAGGGCGACCCCGCCACGGCGTACACCCTGCTGGCCCGTGACGCGGCCGACCAGGTCGAGCGGCACGGTCCGCTCCGCGACAAGGTCGTCGTGGACATCGGCGGCGGCGACGGCTACTTCACCCGCGAGTTCCGGCGGCGCGGTGCGCACAGCTACCTCTTCGAACCGGATCCGGCGGAGATCGGCCCCGGGCAGCGCGCGGACACCGTCGTCGCCGACGGCTATCTGCTGCCGCTCGCCGACGGCGCGGCCGACGTCTGCTTCTCCTCCAACGTGCTGGAGCACGTCGCCGATCCGCACACCTTCCTCAGCGAGATGGCGCGGGTGACCCGCCCCGGCGGCCTCATCTACGTCTCGTACACCAACTGGCTCTCCCCCTGGGGCGGCCATGAGTGGGCGCCCTGGCACTACCTCGGCGCCGAACGTGCCCGGAGCCGCTACGAGCGGCGCACCGGCGGCCCGGCCAAGCACCGGCTCGGCGAGAACCTCTTCAAGATCGGCGTCGGGGAGACCCTGAGCCACGTCCGGAGCCGCTCCGACGTGACCGTCGTCTCAGCACGCTCGCGCTACTGGCCCGTCCTTCCCCAGCTCGTGCCGCGCATCCCCGTACTGCGGGAATTCGCCACCTGGAACCTCCTCCTCATCCTCCGGCGGTGTTCATGA
- a CDS encoding DUF3068 domain-containing protein: MRHNASPLSLVLLGAGVFLLVLAPLLVWYVQPHAKRTPIDIDTTTVFTGTGSYFDTSEVETVEGRTITITRQVRGDVADSEKSGNAVWDVSTSVDHQDTLPASDPRDALQWTLERWVTDRVTNEPVHCCEESPTFDGEAYLKFPFDVEKRSYRWWDSTLGGVVRLSYAGEQEVQGYSGLLFKGEVEPTRTGVRQVPGVLVGKKKIPQVLAEEWYSNSGIELVVDKRTGRIMNAAIGPRKTLRAPGSEKDAVVLLESKRVEFTEETQLKQVELASADSDRLATLGTTAPAGAAGLGGVLALAGVVLVVRGRRTEPEAPNTHMMTIPHT; encoded by the coding sequence ATGCGCCACAACGCTTCACCCCTGTCGCTTGTCCTGCTGGGGGCAGGGGTTTTCCTGCTCGTCCTCGCGCCACTGCTCGTCTGGTACGTCCAGCCGCATGCCAAGCGCACCCCCATCGACATCGACACCACCACCGTCTTCACCGGGACGGGCAGCTATTTCGACACGTCCGAGGTGGAGACGGTCGAGGGCAGAACGATCACGATCACGCGGCAGGTGCGCGGGGACGTGGCCGACAGCGAGAAGAGCGGCAACGCCGTGTGGGACGTCTCCACCTCGGTCGACCACCAGGACACCCTGCCCGCCTCGGACCCCCGTGACGCGCTCCAGTGGACGCTGGAGCGCTGGGTGACCGACCGGGTCACGAACGAACCGGTCCACTGCTGCGAGGAATCCCCGACGTTCGACGGGGAGGCCTATCTGAAGTTCCCCTTCGACGTCGAGAAGCGTTCCTACCGCTGGTGGGACAGCACGCTCGGCGGGGTCGTGCGGCTCTCCTACGCCGGTGAGCAGGAGGTGCAGGGCTACTCCGGCCTGCTCTTCAAGGGCGAGGTCGAGCCCACCAGGACCGGGGTGCGCCAGGTGCCCGGCGTGCTCGTGGGGAAGAAGAAGATCCCCCAGGTGCTGGCCGAGGAGTGGTATTCCAACAGCGGCATCGAGCTGGTGGTGGACAAGCGCACCGGCCGGATCATGAACGCGGCGATCGGCCCGAGGAAGACGCTGCGCGCCCCGGGCTCCGAGAAGGACGCCGTGGTGCTCCTGGAGAGCAAGCGGGTGGAGTTCACCGAGGAGACCCAGCTCAAGCAGGTCGAGCTGGCGTCGGCGGACAGCGACCGGCTGGCGACGCTCGGCACGACCGCGCCGGCCGGGGCCGCGGGGCTGGGCGGTGTGCTCGCGCTGGCGGGCGTCGTGCTCGTCGTCCGGGGCCGCCGGACGGAGCCGGAAGCACCGAATACTCACATGATGACGATTCCGCACACCTGA
- a CDS encoding glycosyltransferase family 4 protein, producing the protein MPQHVPPPLLDAVARPGQGPAPVTVPATPRRIVFLAHRDLGNPAAGGSELLVDQLALGLTEQGHDVTLLCGGPAARRPYRVVSAGSALGHYVGARSAFTRRIGTCDLLVEVCNGMPYLAPLWHRGPTVCLVNHVHTDLWDMRFPTPVARAGRKLEHWALSRAYRDHLMIAVSPSTAGALRELGVPDRRIRVVHNGVQEPSPQGKRSATPLFVALGRLVDYKRIDLLLQLWERVRPVTGGRLVIVGDGPERARLERLAGPGVEFTGHVTEAEKHRLLCAAWMLLHPAAVEGWGLVVTEAAARSTPTLGFDVPGLRDSVEDGVTGILAPGASSFAASWCALALDDERRETMGRAARERAADYRWTASVRRFAAVAAEAAAGAGAVSGPSAPVIGASA; encoded by the coding sequence ATGCCCCAGCACGTCCCTCCCCCACTGCTTGACGCCGTCGCGCGTCCGGGTCAGGGCCCGGCGCCCGTCACGGTCCCCGCAACCCCGAGACGCATCGTCTTCCTCGCCCACCGCGACCTGGGCAATCCGGCCGCCGGCGGCTCCGAGCTGCTGGTCGACCAGCTCGCCCTGGGTCTCACCGAGCAGGGCCACGACGTCACGCTGCTGTGCGGCGGACCGGCCGCCCGCCGGCCCTACCGGGTCGTCTCGGCAGGCTCCGCGCTGGGGCACTACGTCGGCGCGCGGTCCGCGTTCACCCGGCGGATCGGCACGTGCGACCTGCTCGTCGAGGTCTGCAACGGCATGCCGTACCTGGCCCCGCTGTGGCACCGCGGACCCACGGTCTGCCTGGTCAACCACGTGCACACCGACCTGTGGGACATGCGCTTCCCGACGCCGGTGGCCCGTGCCGGGCGCAAGCTCGAACACTGGGCCCTGTCCCGGGCCTACCGCGACCACCTGATGATCGCGGTGTCCCCGTCCACGGCGGGCGCGCTGCGCGAACTGGGCGTGCCCGACCGGCGGATCCGGGTGGTGCACAACGGCGTCCAGGAGCCGAGCCCGCAGGGCAAGCGGTCCGCCACACCGCTGTTCGTGGCGCTGGGCCGGCTCGTCGACTACAAGCGCATCGATCTGCTGCTCCAGCTCTGGGAGCGGGTCCGGCCGGTCACCGGCGGCCGGCTCGTCATCGTCGGCGACGGCCCCGAGCGGGCCCGGCTGGAACGACTCGCGGGTCCCGGTGTGGAGTTCACCGGTCATGTGACCGAAGCGGAGAAGCACCGGCTGCTCTGCGCCGCGTGGATGCTGCTGCACCCGGCCGCCGTAGAAGGGTGGGGTCTCGTCGTCACGGAGGCCGCGGCCCGGTCCACCCCGACCCTGGGCTTCGACGTGCCGGGGCTGCGCGACTCCGTCGAGGACGGTGTCACCGGGATCCTCGCCCCGGGCGCCTCCTCCTTCGCCGCCTCCTGGTGCGCGCTCGCGCTGGACGACGAGCGGCGCGAGACAATGGGCAGGGCCGCCCGGGAACGGGCCGCCGACTACCGGTGGACCGCCAGTGTGCGCCGGTTCGCCGCGGTCGCCGCCGAGGCGGCCGCCGGCGCCGGGGCCGTGAGCGGCCCGAGCGCCCCGGTGATCGGCGCGAGCGCGTGA